From a single Miscanthus floridulus cultivar M001 chromosome 8, ASM1932011v1, whole genome shotgun sequence genomic region:
- the LOC136473299 gene encoding transcription factor TB1-like gives MPSTAMSWDGYGGQIFPANMSFHHQDTLEAVFQQPETTAPLQAPAAAGARELLLRNGSPVPVVVDAGGHAAAAPRKRPFRTDRHSKIRTAQGVRDRRMRLSVGVAREFFALQDRLGFDKASKTLNWLLAQSKPAIDRLVDAAEPAAVVSGGPPTVAKGRGDGSSSSTCCLTADSREEATKKARSRGGGGPDGPPALMEEHGCGELGWIMPEATTAAATTEQPQQVDGLEYYYQYCRQLEEMARCNGGMPR, from the coding sequence ATGCCGTCGACCGCGATGTCTTGGGACGGGTACGGCGGGCAGATCTTCCCCGCCAACATGTCGTTCCACCACCAGGATACCCTGGAGGCGGTGTTCCAGCAGCCTGAGACGACGGCCCCCCTGCAGGCGCCGGCAGCAGCGGGGGCGAGGGAGCTGCTGCTGAGGAACGGGTCGCCCGTACCGGTGGTGGTGGATGCCGGCGGCCATGCCGCGGCCGCACCGCGGAAGCGGCCGTTCCGGACAGATCGGCACAGCAAGATCCGCACGGCGCAGGGCGTGCGCGACCGCCGGATGCGGCTGTCGGTCGGGGTCGCGCGAGAGTTCTTCGCGCTGCAGGACCGGCTTGGGTTCGACAAGGCCAGCAAGACGTTGAACTGGCTCCTCGCCCAGTCCAAGCCGGCCATCGACCGCCTCGTCGACGCAGCCGAGCCGGCGGCTGTGGTCTCAGGAGGACCACCGACGGTGGCGAAGGGGAGAGGGGACGGGAGCTCCTCAAGCACTTGCTGTTTGACGGCGGACTCGAGGGAGGAGGCGACAAAGAAGGCAAGAAGCAGAGGCGGCGGCGGTCCTGATGGGCCACCGGCGCTTATGGAAGAACACGGCTGCGGTGAGCTGGGCTGGATCATGCCGGAGGCCACAACGGCAGCAGCAACGACGGAGCAGCCGCAGCAGGTGGACGGGCTGGAGTACTACTACCAGTATTGCCGGCAGCTAGAGGAGATGGCGAGATGCAACGGAGGAATGCCAAGGTGA